One window from the genome of Candidatus Cloacimonadota bacterium encodes:
- a CDS encoding transposase: MSRTRYKIFENNQPYFLTCTTVNWLPIFGNPEVVILNSLKFLQENKRLTIFVYVIMEHHLHLIASSEDLSKEIGDFKSFTAREIIDYFKERNNQFMLKQLNFYKLSYKNDRNFQLWQEGSHPQLIQGIDMMNQKIDYIHKNPIIHGYVDEDIHWRYSSVRNYAGMEGLIPVETDWS; encoded by the coding sequence ATGTCCAGAACCAGATACAAAATATTTGAAAACAATCAACCGTACTTCCTAACTTGTACAACAGTAAACTGGCTACCAATCTTCGGGAATCCTGAAGTTGTCATTTTAAATTCTCTCAAATTTTTACAGGAAAATAAAAGACTAACAATTTTCGTTTATGTAATAATGGAACATCATCTTCATCTTATTGCTTCTTCAGAGGATTTATCAAAGGAAATAGGCGATTTTAAATCTTTTACAGCAAGAGAAATTATTGATTATTTTAAAGAACGAAATAATCAATTTATGCTTAAACAACTGAATTTCTATAAACTCTCATACAAAAATGATAGAAATTTTCAACTCTGGCAGGAAGGAAGTCATCCGCAACTGATTCAAGGAATAGATATGATGAATCAGAAAATTGATTATATTCATAAGAATCCCATTATTCACGGATATGTGGATGAAGATATTCATTGGAGATATTCGAGTGTGAGGAATTATGCTGGGATGGAAGGATTGATTCCAGTTGAGACTGATTGGTCTTGA